From the genome of Yersinia enterocolitica, one region includes:
- the tsaD gene encoding tRNA (adenosine(37)-N6)-threonylcarbamoyltransferase complex transferase subunit TsaD: MRVLGIETSCDETGIAVYDDKAGLLANQLYSQVKLHADYGGVVPELASRDHVRKTVPLIQAALKEANLSAKDIDGVAYTAGPGLVGALLVGATVGRALAFAWGVPAVPVHHMEGHLLAPMLEENAPEFPFVALLVSGGHTQLISVTGIGEYLLLGESVDDAAGEAFDKTAKLLGLDYPGGPMLSRMAQQGTAGRFTFPRPMTDRPGLDFSFSGLKTFAANTIRANGTDDQTRADIARAFEDAVVDTLAIKSKRALDKTGFKRLVIAGGVSANRTLRSKLAEMMQKRGGEVFYARPEFCTDNGAMIAYAGLIRLKSGVSSELSVSVRPRWPLAELPKV, encoded by the coding sequence ATGCGAGTTTTGGGTATAGAAACGTCCTGCGATGAAACCGGTATTGCAGTATATGACGATAAAGCCGGTCTGTTAGCTAACCAACTGTACAGTCAGGTTAAATTGCATGCTGATTATGGCGGTGTAGTGCCTGAGCTGGCTTCCCGTGATCATGTGCGCAAGACTGTACCGCTGATTCAGGCAGCATTGAAAGAAGCCAATCTGAGCGCTAAAGACATCGATGGTGTGGCGTATACCGCAGGCCCGGGTTTGGTTGGCGCATTGCTGGTCGGGGCGACAGTCGGCCGCGCATTGGCATTTGCGTGGGGGGTTCCGGCGGTGCCGGTCCACCATATGGAAGGCCACCTACTGGCACCGATGTTGGAAGAGAACGCACCAGAGTTCCCGTTTGTCGCTCTGCTGGTCTCTGGTGGTCACACTCAGCTAATCAGCGTGACCGGTATTGGTGAGTATCTGCTATTAGGGGAATCTGTCGATGATGCGGCAGGTGAAGCCTTTGATAAAACTGCAAAATTATTAGGCCTGGACTATCCTGGGGGGCCGATGCTGTCGCGTATGGCACAACAGGGTACGGCGGGTCGTTTTACTTTCCCGCGGCCAATGACCGATCGCCCTGGACTGGATTTCAGTTTTTCTGGTTTGAAAACGTTCGCCGCAAATACTATCCGTGCTAACGGTACCGATGATCAGACCCGTGCTGATATTGCCCGTGCATTTGAAGATGCAGTGGTTGATACGTTGGCGATTAAATCCAAACGAGCGCTGGATAAGACCGGCTTCAAACGTTTGGTCATTGCCGGTGGTGTCAGTGCAAACCGCACTTTACGTTCAAAATTGGCGGAGATGATGCAAAAACGGGGCGGTGAAGTATTCTATGCTCGGCCAGAGTTTTGTACTGATAATGGTGCAATGATCGCCTATGCTGGGTTGATCAGGCTGAAAAGTGGTGTGAGCAGTGAGTTGAGTGTTTCGGTTAGGCCGCGCTGGCCGTTAGCCGAGTTGCCGAAAGTCTGA
- a CDS encoding RNA polymerase sigma factor RpoD — MEQNPQSQLKLLVTRGKEQGYLTYAEVNDHLPEDIVDSDQIEDIIQMINDMGIQVLEEAPDADDLMLAENTTDTDDDAAEAAAQVLSSVESEIGRTTDPVRMYMREMGTVELLTREGEIDIAKRIEDGINQVQCSVAEYPEAITYLLEQYDRVEAGEARLSDLINGFVDPNAEEDIAPTATHVGSELSTAEMDDDDEDEDEDEEEDDNSIDPELARQKFSDLREQYENARMEIKKNGRSHANAAAEILKLSEVFKQFRLVPKQFDYLVNNMRTMMDRVRTQERIIMKLCVEQCKMPKKNFVTLFASNETSDTWFAAAIAMGKPWSEKLKDVSDDVQRSLQKLRQIEEETGLTIEQVKDINRRMSIGEAKARRAKKEMVEANLRLVISIAKKYTNRGLQFLDLIQEGNIGLMKAVDKFEYRRGYKFSTYATWWIRQAITRSIADQARTIRIPVHMIETINKLNRISRQMLQEMGREPTPEELAERMLMPEDKIRKVLKIAKEPISMETPIGDDEDSHLGDFIEDTTLELPLDSATSESLRSATHDVLAGLTAREAKVLRMRFGIDMNTDHTLEEVGKQFDVTRERIRQIEAKALRKLRHPSRSEVLRSFLDD; from the coding sequence ATGGAGCAAAACCCGCAGTCACAGCTGAAGCTACTTGTCACCCGTGGTAAGGAGCAAGGCTATCTGACCTATGCTGAGGTCAATGACCATCTGCCGGAAGATATCGTCGATTCCGATCAGATCGAAGACATCATCCAGATGATTAATGACATGGGCATCCAAGTGCTGGAAGAAGCACCTGATGCCGATGATTTGATGCTGGCCGAGAACACCACTGATACCGACGATGACGCGGCAGAAGCTGCTGCGCAGGTGTTATCCAGTGTTGAATCCGAAATCGGGCGTACTACCGACCCGGTGCGTATGTACATGCGCGAAATGGGTACCGTTGAGCTATTAACACGTGAAGGCGAGATTGATATCGCCAAACGTATTGAAGACGGTATCAATCAGGTTCAGTGTTCAGTTGCTGAATACCCTGAAGCGATTACTTATCTGTTAGAACAATATGATCGCGTTGAAGCGGGTGAAGCCCGTTTATCTGACCTGATCAACGGCTTTGTTGATCCAAACGCCGAAGAAGATATTGCGCCGACGGCGACTCACGTTGGTTCTGAATTATCCACCGCAGAGATGGATGACGACGACGAAGATGAAGACGAAGACGAAGAAGAAGACGACAACAGCATCGATCCAGAGCTGGCACGCCAGAAATTCAGCGATTTGCGCGAGCAGTACGAAAACGCACGCATGGAAATCAAGAAAAATGGTCGTAGCCACGCCAATGCTGCTGCTGAAATTCTGAAGTTGTCTGAAGTGTTCAAACAGTTCCGCCTGGTACCGAAGCAATTCGACTATCTGGTCAACAACATGCGTACCATGATGGATCGCGTTCGTACTCAAGAACGTATCATCATGAAACTGTGTGTTGAGCAGTGCAAAATGCCGAAGAAAAACTTCGTTACTCTGTTTGCCAGCAATGAAACCAGTGATACCTGGTTTGCCGCAGCAATTGCGATGGGTAAACCCTGGTCTGAAAAACTGAAAGATGTCTCGGACGATGTTCAACGTAGCTTGCAGAAACTGCGCCAGATCGAAGAAGAAACCGGTCTGACAATTGAGCAAGTGAAAGACATCAACCGCCGTATGTCTATTGGTGAAGCGAAAGCGCGTCGTGCCAAGAAAGAAATGGTTGAGGCTAACCTGCGTTTGGTTATCTCTATTGCGAAAAAATACACCAACCGTGGTCTGCAATTCCTTGATTTAATTCAGGAAGGCAATATCGGTCTGATGAAAGCAGTAGATAAATTCGAATACCGCCGTGGTTATAAGTTCTCAACTTACGCCACGTGGTGGATTCGTCAGGCCATTACCCGCTCTATCGCGGATCAGGCGCGTACCATCCGTATTCCGGTACATATGATTGAGACCATTAACAAACTCAACCGTATCTCACGCCAGATGCTGCAAGAGATGGGCCGTGAGCCAACACCGGAAGAACTGGCTGAACGCATGCTGATGCCGGAAGACAAGATCCGTAAAGTGCTGAAGATTGCCAAAGAGCCAATCTCAATGGAAACCCCGATCGGTGATGATGAAGATTCACATCTGGGCGATTTCATTGAAGATACCACTCTGGAACTGCCGCTGGACTCTGCAACATCAGAGAGCCTGCGCTCTGCCACCCACGATGTGTTAGCTGGCCTGACCGCTCGTGAAGCGAAAGTTCTGCGTATGCGTTTCGGTATCGATATGAACACTGACCACACCCTGGAAGAAGTGGGCAAACAGTTCGACGTAACCCGTGAACGTATTCGTCAGATTGAAGCCAAGGCATTGCGTAAATTGCGTCATCCAAGCCGCTCTGAAGTATTGCGCAGCTTCCTGGACGATTAA
- a CDS encoding multifunctional CCA addition/repair protein, with protein sequence MKIYLVGGAVRDSLLNLPVTEQDWVVVGSTPEQLLTQGYQQVGKDFPVFLHPVSHEEYALARTERKSGAGYTGFTCYAAPDVTLEEDLLRRDLTINAIARSAEGELIDPYHGQQDLENRVLRHVSDAFGEDPLRVLRVARFAARFAHLGFSVAAETQSLMAAMAQSGELSALTPERVWKETEKALKTQSPQIYFQVLRDCGALAVLFPEIERLFGVPAPEKWHPEIDTGIHTLMTLAIAAQLSPEVDVRFAALCHDLGKGLTPKEFWPHHHGHGPAGVKLVEQLCQRLRVPNPIRDLAKLVAEYHDLIHTVNKLRPETLLKLFDAIDVWRKPERLEQMIMTSEADARGRTGFEENPYPQGDYLRAAFHIASSVSVQEVVASGLQGLAIRDELKRRRQQALVQWKQTQVIASE encoded by the coding sequence ATGAAAATCTATCTGGTCGGCGGCGCGGTACGCGACAGCTTATTAAATCTGCCGGTCACCGAACAGGATTGGGTCGTGGTGGGATCCACCCCGGAACAGTTACTCACACAGGGCTATCAGCAGGTTGGTAAAGACTTCCCCGTGTTTCTGCACCCTGTCAGCCATGAAGAATACGCACTAGCTCGTACCGAGCGTAAATCCGGCGCAGGTTACACCGGTTTTACCTGCTATGCCGCGCCAGATGTCACGCTGGAAGAGGATTTGTTGCGTCGCGATTTGACCATCAATGCCATTGCCCGTAGCGCCGAGGGGGAATTGATTGACCCCTACCACGGCCAACAAGATTTGGAAAACAGAGTACTGCGTCATGTCTCCGACGCCTTTGGCGAAGATCCACTACGTGTGCTGCGGGTTGCCCGTTTCGCTGCCCGTTTTGCCCATTTAGGTTTTAGCGTCGCCGCTGAGACTCAATCATTGATGGCAGCAATGGCACAAAGTGGCGAGCTATCGGCTCTGACGCCAGAGCGAGTATGGAAAGAGACCGAGAAAGCGCTGAAAACACAAAGCCCGCAGATCTATTTTCAAGTGTTACGTGATTGCGGTGCGCTGGCGGTGCTATTTCCAGAAATTGAACGTTTATTTGGCGTACCAGCTCCCGAAAAGTGGCATCCAGAAATTGATACCGGTATCCATACGCTGATGACATTAGCCATTGCGGCTCAACTTAGCCCTGAGGTTGATGTCCGCTTTGCCGCTCTCTGCCATGATTTGGGTAAAGGTCTGACACCAAAAGAATTCTGGCCACACCATCACGGCCACGGCCCAGCTGGAGTTAAATTGGTTGAGCAGTTATGTCAGCGCTTACGGGTACCTAATCCGATACGTGACTTGGCGAAACTGGTGGCGGAATACCATGACCTTATCCATACAGTGAATAAGCTTCGCCCCGAAACTCTACTCAAACTGTTTGATGCCATTGATGTGTGGCGCAAACCGGAACGTCTTGAGCAGATGATTATGACCAGTGAGGCTGATGCCCGAGGCCGTACCGGATTTGAAGAAAATCCTTATCCGCAGGGCGATTATTTGCGCGCCGCATTCCATATTGCCAGCAGCGTATCAGTGCAGGAAGTAGTCGCCAGCGGGTTACAAGGATTGGCCATTCGCGACGAACTTAAACGTCGCCGCCAACAAGCATTAGTCCAATGGAAACAAACTCAAGTAATTGCGTCAGAATAA
- a CDS encoding glycerol-3-phosphate 1-O-acyltransferase PlsY (involved in acylation of glycerol-3-phosphate to form 1-acyl-glycerol-3 phosphate for use in phospholipid biosynthesis; functions with PlsX) — MSAIALGMIIFAYLCGSISSAILVCRVAKLPDPREHGSGNPGATNVLRIGGRAAAATVLIFDVLKGMLPVWIAYLLHVSPLYLGLTAIAACLGHIYPVFFHFKGGKGVATAFGAIAPIGWDLTGLMTGTWLLTVLLSGYSSLGAIISALIAPFYVWWFKPQFTFPVAMLSCLILMRHHDNIQRLWRGKESKIWDKLRKKKQKTPAEEAAELEEKED, encoded by the coding sequence ATGAGTGCTATCGCGCTTGGCATGATTATCTTCGCGTATTTGTGTGGCTCTATTTCCAGTGCAATCCTGGTGTGTCGGGTTGCTAAGCTACCAGATCCGCGTGAACATGGCTCCGGTAATCCCGGTGCGACCAACGTGCTGCGTATCGGTGGTCGAGCAGCCGCAGCAACAGTGCTGATTTTCGATGTGCTGAAAGGCATGTTACCCGTTTGGATTGCTTACCTGCTGCACGTTTCCCCGCTGTATCTTGGCTTGACCGCTATCGCTGCTTGTCTTGGTCACATCTATCCGGTCTTTTTCCATTTTAAAGGTGGCAAGGGCGTTGCTACTGCTTTTGGCGCCATCGCCCCTATCGGCTGGGATCTAACCGGTCTGATGACCGGTACTTGGTTGTTGACGGTGTTATTGAGTGGGTATTCATCTTTAGGCGCAATTATCAGTGCGCTAATTGCGCCCTTCTACGTCTGGTGGTTTAAACCTCAATTCACCTTCCCAGTCGCCATGCTCTCTTGCCTGATTTTGATGCGCCACCACGATAACATTCAACGTTTATGGCGCGGCAAGGAAAGTAAAATCTGGGATAAACTCAGAAAGAAAAAGCAGAAAACCCCGGCCGAAGAAGCCGCAGAGTTGGAAGAGAAAGAAGATTGA
- a CDS encoding DNA primase has protein sequence MAGRIPRVFINDLLARTDIVDLIDARVKLKKQGKNYHACCPFHHEKTPSFTVNGEKQFYHCFGCGAHGNAVDFLMNYDRLEFVESIEELATMHGLEVPYEAGTGTTQIERHQRQSLYQLMESLSGFYQQSLNGSNANQAREYLKHRGLSEEIIQHFAIGFAPPGWDNALKRFGRDGESRTALNDAGMLVTNDTGRTYDRFRERVMFPIRDKRGRVIAFGGRILGDGVPKYLNSPETEIFHKGRQLYGLYEAQVNHPNPTRLLVVEGYMDVVALAQFGIDYAVASLGTATTAEHIQLLFRATDNVICCYDGDRAGRDAAWRALETALPYLNDGRQLRFMFLPDGEDPDTLVRKEGKDAFEQRMEGAQPLSTFLFETLMPQVDLSSPDGRAKLSTLALPLISQVPGETLRLYLRQQLGNKLGLLDDSQLDKLMPKQAENTNTYQPPQLKRTTMRILIGLLVQNPQLATLIPSLQGVEQAKLAGLPLFIELVETCLAQPGLTTGQLLELYRDNKFSQQLETLATWNHMIVEDMVEPTFVDTLTSLYDSILEQRQETLIARDRTHGLNAEERKELWSLNLALARKK, from the coding sequence ATGGCTGGACGAATTCCACGCGTATTTATCAATGACTTGCTAGCGCGCACCGACATCGTTGATCTTATCGACGCACGGGTAAAGCTGAAGAAGCAAGGCAAAAATTACCATGCGTGCTGTCCGTTCCATCATGAGAAAACACCCTCATTCACTGTTAACGGCGAAAAACAGTTTTATCACTGTTTCGGCTGTGGCGCACATGGTAACGCTGTTGATTTCCTGATGAATTACGACAGACTCGAATTTGTCGAAAGTATTGAGGAATTAGCCACCATGCATGGGCTGGAAGTGCCTTACGAGGCAGGAACCGGCACCACCCAGATCGAACGTCATCAACGACAAAGTCTCTATCAACTGATGGAAAGCCTTAGCGGATTCTATCAACAGTCACTCAACGGCTCGAATGCCAATCAGGCACGCGAATATCTTAAGCATCGCGGTTTGAGTGAAGAAATCATCCAACATTTTGCTATTGGTTTTGCCCCCCCAGGTTGGGACAATGCCTTAAAACGTTTTGGCCGTGATGGTGAGAGCCGTACTGCGCTGAACGATGCAGGAATGCTGGTGACTAATGATACAGGGCGGACTTACGATCGTTTTCGTGAGCGCGTCATGTTCCCTATCCGCGATAAACGTGGGCGGGTTATCGCTTTTGGCGGGCGAATTCTGGGTGACGGAGTGCCAAAGTATCTAAACTCCCCAGAAACAGAAATTTTTCATAAGGGCCGCCAGCTTTACGGCTTGTATGAAGCGCAAGTGAATCATCCCAATCCAACGCGTTTACTCGTGGTGGAAGGTTATATGGATGTGGTAGCACTCGCGCAATTTGGTATTGACTATGCCGTTGCCTCGTTGGGGACCGCGACCACTGCGGAGCATATTCAATTATTATTCCGTGCCACCGATAACGTAATTTGTTGTTACGACGGTGATCGGGCGGGCAGAGATGCGGCATGGCGAGCATTAGAAACGGCGCTGCCCTATCTAAATGATGGCCGTCAGCTACGCTTTATGTTTTTGCCCGATGGCGAAGACCCAGACACTCTGGTACGTAAAGAAGGGAAAGACGCATTTGAACAGCGGATGGAAGGGGCACAGCCACTCTCAACCTTTTTGTTTGAAACGTTGATGCCACAGGTGGATTTGAGCAGCCCCGACGGGCGCGCCAAGTTAAGCACTCTGGCACTACCTTTAATCAGTCAGGTACCCGGTGAGACATTACGTCTTTATCTGCGCCAGCAGCTCGGTAATAAGTTGGGCCTGCTCGATGATAGCCAGCTCGATAAGCTGATGCCAAAACAGGCTGAAAACACGAATACCTACCAACCGCCCCAGCTAAAACGCACAACCATGCGTATACTTATAGGGCTACTGGTACAAAACCCACAACTGGCTACACTTATTCCCTCACTACAGGGCGTCGAGCAAGCCAAGTTAGCCGGTTTACCGTTATTTATTGAGTTGGTTGAGACTTGTCTGGCTCAGCCAGGGCTGACAACCGGGCAGTTATTGGAACTGTATCGGGATAATAAATTCAGCCAACAGCTTGAAACTCTCGCAACATGGAACCACATGATTGTTGAGGACATGGTCGAACCGACTTTTGTCGACACGCTAACGAGCCTGTATGACTCCATCTTGGAGCAACGTCAGGAAACCCTGATAGCGCGTGACCGGACACATGGATTAAACGCCGAAGAACGTAAAGAGCTTTGGTCTTTGAATCTGGCATTAGCCAGAAAAAAATGA
- a CDS encoding NIPSNAP family protein, giving the protein MDSRILEILQYTLKPGSGVEFHRIMQEISIPLHAREGMDVVAYGQSLHDPDAYYLMRAFDSQEALVNAEARFYSSDGWLAGPRVAIVERIENSLKSVISMPTAAIDALRT; this is encoded by the coding sequence ATGGATTCTCGGATACTGGAAATACTGCAATACACATTGAAGCCAGGTAGTGGTGTGGAATTCCACCGAATTATGCAAGAGATCAGCATTCCCTTGCACGCCAGGGAGGGGATGGACGTCGTCGCTTATGGTCAATCGCTGCACGACCCAGATGCTTATTACCTGATGCGTGCCTTTGACAGTCAAGAGGCATTAGTGAATGCTGAGGCACGTTTTTACAGCAGTGACGGCTGGCTTGCTGGCCCGCGGGTGGCAATTGTTGAACGTATTGAAAATAGTCTCAAATCCGTAATATCGATGCCAACTGCCGCCATTGATGCTTTAAGAACGTAA
- a CDS encoding undecaprenyl-diphosphate phosphatase (BacA; phosphatase activity in Escherichia coli not kinase; involved in bacitracin resistance as bacitracin supposedly sequesters undecaprenyl disphosphate which reduces the pool of lipid carrier available to the cell), with product MTDMYSLFVAVVLGVVEGLTEFLPVSSTGHMIIVGELLGFTGDKAKTFEVIIQLGSILAVVVVFWRRLFGLIGIHFGAVPHEGKTSGHLTLGHILLAMIPAVGLGLVFHDLIKSLFDPRNVMYALVAGGVLLLVAEWFKPKNPKSVGLDDITYRQAFAIGCFQCLALWPGFSRSGATISGGMLVGVNRYAASEFSFILAVPMMIGASGLDLYKSLHFLTLGDLPMFAVGFITAFIVALIAIKTFLSLIKRISFVPFAIYRFVVAAAVYWVFM from the coding sequence ATGACGGATATGTATTCGCTGTTTGTGGCTGTTGTTTTAGGTGTGGTAGAGGGATTGACTGAGTTTTTACCCGTGTCATCCACTGGGCATATGATTATCGTCGGTGAGCTATTGGGCTTTACCGGCGACAAGGCAAAAACCTTTGAAGTTATCATTCAGTTAGGGTCGATTCTGGCGGTTGTCGTGGTGTTCTGGCGGCGGTTATTTGGCCTGATTGGTATCCATTTCGGCGCGGTACCTCATGAGGGGAAAACCAGCGGTCACCTGACTTTGGGCCATATTTTACTGGCAATGATCCCCGCCGTGGGGCTGGGGTTGGTATTCCATGACCTCATCAAATCGCTGTTTGATCCGAGAAATGTCATGTATGCCTTGGTTGCGGGTGGGGTGCTTTTGCTAGTCGCAGAATGGTTCAAACCTAAAAATCCTAAATCTGTTGGTTTGGATGATATTACTTACCGTCAGGCTTTCGCGATTGGCTGCTTCCAGTGTCTGGCGTTGTGGCCGGGGTTCTCCCGTTCTGGTGCCACCATTTCCGGCGGTATGTTGGTCGGTGTTAACCGTTATGCCGCGTCTGAGTTCTCCTTCATTCTCGCAGTGCCGATGATGATCGGGGCCAGTGGACTGGATCTTTATAAGAGCCTGCACTTCCTGACGCTGGGTGATTTACCGATGTTTGCCGTCGGATTTATCACGGCATTTATCGTGGCTCTGATTGCTATCAAAACCTTCCTTTCACTGATTAAACGTATCTCTTTTGTACCTTTCGCCATCTATCGCTTTGTGGTCGCGGCAGCCGTGTATTGGGTGTTTATGTAA
- a CDS encoding transcriptional regulator, which translates to MTKTSEGQIGAEECPVARALKVLGDRWSLMIIRDAFDGIRRFGEFRNNLGLAKNILAGRLRELVEHGILMIVPASDGSAYHEYVLTDKGRQLFPIVVSLRQWGEDHLFAVGEKHSILVDNQSGHPISKLTVSSQKGKVLDASECHRGKVIKR; encoded by the coding sequence ATGACTAAAACGAGTGAAGGCCAGATAGGGGCAGAAGAATGCCCGGTTGCCAGAGCGCTTAAGGTTTTGGGGGATCGCTGGTCACTCATGATAATTCGTGATGCTTTTGATGGGATCCGCCGTTTTGGTGAATTTCGGAATAACCTTGGCTTGGCAAAAAATATCTTGGCGGGTCGCCTGCGTGAGTTGGTTGAACACGGCATTCTGATGATAGTCCCGGCCTCTGATGGCAGTGCTTACCATGAATATGTGTTGACGGATAAAGGCCGCCAATTATTCCCTATTGTGGTCAGCTTGCGCCAATGGGGCGAAGATCACTTGTTTGCTGTTGGCGAAAAGCACTCTATTTTAGTTGATAATCAGAGTGGGCATCCCATCAGTAAGCTGACAGTATCCTCACAAAAAGGTAAGGTATTGGATGCCAGCGAATGCCATCGGGGAAAAGTGATTAAGCGGTAA
- a CDS encoding 30S ribosomal protein S21, with protein MPVIKVRENEPFDVALRRFKRSCEKAGVLAEVRRREFYEKPTTERKRAKASAVKRHAKKLARENARRTRLY; from the coding sequence ATGCCGGTAATTAAAGTACGTGAAAACGAGCCATTCGACGTAGCTCTTCGTCGTTTCAAACGCTCTTGTGAAAAAGCGGGTGTTTTAGCTGAAGTTCGTCGTCGTGAGTTCTATGAAAAACCGACTACCGAACGTAAACGCGCTAAAGCTTCTGCTGTAAAACGTCACGCGAAGAAATTGGCTCGCGAAAACGCACGCCGCACTCGTCTGTATTAA
- a CDS encoding diguanylate cyclase yields MSVLTHFDMLFQYKAWADKEILSAIANVDTAAYKDKRHLMIRLMNHIYVVDQIFIANIQGVPHRYTALNTVETPPLEVLNNAFAISDNRYLEYLHSLVEQQLDEMINFKFVDGGKGAMSRKEMFSHVEHHGAYHRGAVGWLLSECEVTPPKDVLTLFLRDTYQAEQ; encoded by the coding sequence ATGTCTGTGCTTACTCACTTTGATATGCTTTTTCAATACAAGGCCTGGGCTGATAAAGAGATCCTCTCCGCTATCGCCAATGTTGATACCGCGGCTTATAAAGATAAACGTCATCTTATGATTCGCCTGATGAATCATATTTATGTAGTTGATCAAATATTTATCGCCAATATTCAGGGAGTTCCCCACCGTTATACTGCGCTGAATACGGTTGAAACACCGCCTCTAGAGGTGCTGAATAACGCCTTTGCTATCAGTGATAATCGCTATCTCGAGTATCTTCACTCTCTGGTTGAACAACAATTGGATGAAATGATTAACTTCAAATTTGTCGATGGGGGAAAAGGGGCAATGAGTAGAAAAGAGATGTTTTCCCATGTTGAGCATCATGGTGCTTATCACCGAGGCGCGGTGGGGTGGCTGCTGTCTGAATGTGAGGTGACACCACCAAAAGATGTGCTAACCCTTTTCTTACGCGACACTTATCAGGCAGAGCAATAA
- the folB gene encoding bifunctional dihydroneopterin aldolase/7,8-dihydroneopterin epimerase (catalyzes the conversion of 7,8-dihydroneopterin to 6-hydroxymethyl-7,8-dihydropterin and can also catalyze the epimerization of carbon 2' of dihydroneopterin and dihydromonapterin), with protein MDIVFIEELSVITTIGVYDWEQTIQQKLVFDIEMGWDNRKAAASDDVNDCLSYADISDAVIQHVESQRFALVERVAEEIAELLLVRFQSPWVRIKVSKPGAVAQARNVGVLIERGQRPN; from the coding sequence ATGGACATCGTATTTATTGAAGAACTTAGTGTCATAACCACCATCGGTGTTTATGACTGGGAGCAGACCATCCAGCAGAAGCTGGTGTTCGATATCGAAATGGGTTGGGATAATCGTAAAGCTGCTGCCAGCGATGATGTGAATGATTGCTTGAGCTATGCAGATATCAGTGATGCGGTGATACAACATGTAGAGTCACAGCGTTTTGCCTTGGTTGAGCGGGTGGCAGAAGAGATAGCCGAGCTGCTATTAGTCCGTTTCCAATCGCCGTGGGTGCGGATTAAAGTCAGTAAACCAGGGGCGGTGGCACAAGCCCGTAATGTCGGAGTGCTCATTGAACGTGGTCAACGACCTAACTGA